ACAATTTAATTTGCCGATAATTTGTCCACTATCTCGATCGATAACATGTGTTTTGCTAATGATAAAACGAGTCATATAGTAGGGAAACACGAAGGCAGCTAAACCTAATGTAAATAAAATAATCAGGAACCAAATGACGAGATGTAAAATAATCTCAAGTATCCCTAATTCTGATTTTAACTTCAGACTACGAAAGTCCATCGAGTTCATCGTGTTCTCCTGATGTTTAAATAAACACTGCAAACCAGTCAGCATAGAAATTCTATGAACTCTATACCTTCATTTAAATTATGAAACCGACAAGAAAGCATTTACTTTGGGGTTGTAGTGACGATAAAAAAGCCAGACTTTTGAACTGGCTTATTTTGATTGTAGCAATTCTTACATAAAACGAGTTGCTGATAACCGGATAACAACGCAGTGTACATTTGAGAGGAAAGATTTTACAGATTTCATGATGATTTCCTTTGAGGGTTATAAATTGTGATTTACTTCACGAAAATCTAAATTCTAAGGAGGATTTTATGCTCAAAAGCAAAAGAGTCAAGATATTTATTAAATTATTTTTTTAAAAATTAAAAAAAAATTGTAAAATTAAATAATTTTTTGAAATTTAACGTATTATTATTATTTATTTGGATTGGTGTAGAGACTTTATCACCCAGTGTAATTAGGGACTTTATTGATTTCTTTCATCTATACTTGATTTTCAGGTTGTTTTTTAGACAAAAATGACTTTGGTACTCAAGTTGGTAGCGGAGAAAATGCATGGAAATCAGTGAAAGTGGTATTAATAAACTTAAAAGTTATGAAGGTTTGAAATTGAAAGCATATCCAGATCCTGCTACTGGAGCAGCGCCGTGGACAATTGGATATGGTCATACAAAAGAAGTAAAGTCTGGACAAGTGATAACTGTGCAACAGGCTGAGGAACTGTTACATCAAGATCTTATCCCTATTTATGCAGCCATTCAGCGATTGGTTAAAGTACCTCTAACACAAGGGCAATTTGATGCCTTATGCTCGTTTA
The sequence above is drawn from the Xenorhabdus ishibashii genome and encodes:
- a CDS encoding DUF6693 family protein — its product is MLTGLQCLFKHQENTMNSMDFRSLKLKSELGILEIILHLVIWFLIILFTLGLAAFVFPYYMTRFIISKTHVIDRDSGQIIGKLNCDISLVQIIGYVVIWAILSFITFGLLYFVYLYKIIAHCINHTRVISA
- a CDS encoding lysozyme; this translates as MEISESGINKLKSYEGLKLKAYPDPATGAAPWTIGYGHTKEVKSGQVITVQQAEELLHQDLIPIYAAIQRLVKVPLTQGQFDALCSFIFNLGIGDFAHSTLLKKLNTGDYQGAAKEFVKWDRADGRELAALRMRRESEQKTFLS